TAATGTAGATAGAAGATAAAATGtcaaaaaatcacaaaacacCCAAGATTAGGTAACGCAAAAGACACAAGGGTAAATGCATGTGTGCAAGCCTTGGCAAGGACTTGACACTATCCTGATTGGTCATGCCTCAAACTCAAATATCCGATGCCTGCTGATGCTGCTGGTTTCCACTAGATTAGATACAAGTTGATTGTTTTTAGTGAAGTGAAAATTTACTTTGGTGCTTTGAACAAATAATAAGTGAGAGAAATACTCCAACGCAGACCCTTTAGCTTGGGATATTAAGAATCTActataagtttttttttaaggTCACCTTAAAGAGTTTTACACGCAGTGCTCCTTAGAGTTTTACACGCAGGGCCCCGAATCTACTAGAAGTTAATATCATGCAGTATAGTACTAGATCCTAAATAATGTAGTGACAGATTGTAGCTGGGCCATCAATGAATCATTAATTAATGGTACGAAGGCCGTCAATCTATGAATCATGACAGGTGCGAGGTGGTGAGGTGCGCACAAGCAAACACCCGAACAAAGGCACTACTAGGCAGCAAACCCTATACCTGGAGTAGCGGAGCGACCAGTAGAAGTACTGGCAGATCTTCTCGAGGATGTGGGTGGAGATCTCCGGGAATCGGATCTCGCCCTGGCGCGTCTCGGAGAAGCCTCCTGGATGATTGGCATGATGGGGATGGGGCGGAATCGGATGAGGTTGCGAATGTGATGGTGGAGGAATCGAATCGAAATCTAGAGCAGCTAATTGTACCTGGCGATGTGAGCATGTTGCGCAGAGTGTTGGAGACCATGGCTGCCTTCTTGTCGACGACGAACTCGAAGCCCTCGGCGCTGATGAGCTTGACGACGCCTCCggtgtcctcctcctcgccatcgGGCCCGCGCGGAGCGGGGGCGTCTCCCTTGCCCACCATCCTCTGCGCTGCTCTGCTCTGCGGGGGATTGGATTtggatttggattttttttccgACGAGAGGAGAGGATCCTTAGGTTGATCGTTCCCTCGACGGACGAACGAAACAGACTCAGAGATGGATGGGGAAGACGACGATTAAGTGGGCCGGGTCGGGCTGAAGAAGGAAGATCGAATGGGccggaagagagagagagagagagaccttaGTTGGTTGGGTTTTGGGCCCAATGGCAACGTCCTCGCGCTTAAGTTGGGTTGGGCCCTCCTCCTGGGGGCAAAAGGTTTGACTGATTTTAATATGCCGCATTTGTTAGTGATGGACGCATACGCATAGCCGCATATACATATAATATAGTTCTACAATATGATTAAAAATTGTGGGGCGAGAGAGAGGGTGAGTGGGCTGACTAATGCTCCACAACGCTGATGAGAATAAGCGAGCTGCTATTCTAATCTGATGAGAAGAAGGGAGAGTGGGTTGTCAGCTTGGACAGCATGCTCTTGGGATAAATAATATAAATTGGTGCTATTATCTTGTGATGAATAATATGAATTGGTAATCACTCTGTTCACTTAATTTGTCAGTCAACAagccagcagtgtttttctcacaccaaatcagcaccagtcatCAGTCACTAGCCAGGCAGCAGTACCAGCCATAACTAAGCGAACAGAGTGCTGTGCTTATTGTATTACACAACCAAGCTATTCtctccatcccaaattattaaTCGTTTTATCTTTTCTAAATTCATAATTTGTGCTACATAGAGAAACATAGAATGGAGGGAGTCAAAACTACCGCCCAACGTTTCCTCGAGTAGAGTGTATGCTTTTGGCACCAAAATAGGTCGGCGGTCTTAATCTTTGTCTTCCGTTTTTTCGTCCTCAGCAGCCGTCAGGAGGAGGTCGCCCAGGTTGCGCCATCAATCACCTTGTGCGCTTACCTCCTTTGAGAATCTTAGCATGGAGCTCCGAGCCATACATGTACAATGATTTTAGGCGGGACCGCCCAAGTTTGTGATCAAAGCTTATTTTGTTCTACTTTTCAGCAATATAAAAAAAATGGCTGACCTGTTTGCTTTGCTGatcatcacaattcacaagACAAAAAAGCTAGTAAGAGAGAGATCCTGAGTCATGGCCACTATCTATCTGCCTATCTAGGTGTGTGTGATCTGGATTGCATTGCAGCAGATTCCGAGCGAGGTGGATTGGATGCAGAGTCTGAAGCAACCCGAATGCCGTTGCCGTCTCCTTCCTTCGCTTGTTGCCTAGTTGCTGACCCCGACCGAGCCCGCATCTCCCTTGCTTCTCCTCTTCTCAGGGGGGTCTCGCCgctttctcctctctctccccctccccctcctctctgcTTTGCTGCTTCGACCTCGCCCACCAGCCATGCCGGCGGACGGCTCCAAGGGCGAAATCACCTTCGCCGGCCGCTTCACCGCCAGCGCCATCGCAGCATGCTTCGCCGAGGTACCGTACCGTCCCGTATTCGTATCTCCCCCCTTCCTTCCCCGCGACTTCAACTCCAACTGCCCATCGATCGACCCCCAAATCGCATCGATCTGCTTCCTCCCCGAGGAGAAATCAGGCAGCACTTGATTCGATACGGCTCTTCTCGCTGCAGATATGCACCATCCCCCTCGACACGGCCAAGGTCCGCCTCCAGCTGCAGAAGACCGTCGTTGGGGACgcaacggcgccggcggcgctgcccaAGTACCGCGGCCTGCTGGGCACCGCCGCCACTATAGCCAGGGAGGAAGGGGCCGCCGCGCTCTGGAAGGGAATCGTACCGGGCCTCCACCGGCAGTGCATCTACGGAGGACTACGCATTGGCCTCTACGAGCCCGTACGCCTTCTACTCTATTCTCTCTTCTCTTCCTGTTGCTGCATTTCGTCGAACACATTACatactctctctttttttagagaaaacACACATTAGTTACATACTCCCTATGCACAGGTCAAGTCCTTCTACGTCGGCCAAGACCATGTTGGGGATGTGCCCCTCTCCAAGAAGATTGCCGCCGGCTTCACCACTGGTATGCTACCACTACCAGAGCTCATCCAGCCTCTGCTTCAACCTCTGTCATACTCATAGACGTGTGCAACTCATGCCGGCTGCTGCTACTCATCGTCGTCAGGTGCCATTGCTATTGCCGTTGCCAACCCCACGGACCTTGTCAAGGTCAGGCTCCAGGCTGAGGGCAAGCTTGCCCCCGGTGCGCCACGCCGCTATGCTGGCGCCATGGATGCTTATGCAAAGATTGCTAGGCAGGTCTGATCTTCTCCCGACTAACACTAGTCGATTGTTCTGTTTGCCCCTCGATAAATTATCAACTGCCTCACACCATACATATGTATCACCAGGAAGGGTTTACCGCTCTCTGGACTGGCCTAGGACCAAATGTAGCACGCAACGCTATCATCAACGCTGCTGAGTTGGCAAGTTATGATCAAGTCAAGCAGGTGCTCTGTGCCCCCTTTGTTTTCTTCTCTCTGATGAATTGCTCCATGGCTCCTTCCTTCAATTGCCCATAcaaactgtttttttttttgcgcagaCAATTTTGAAACTCCCTGGATTCAAAGATGATGTGGTCACCCACCTCTTTTCTGGTCTCGGTGCTGGCTTCGTCGCTGTTTGTGTTGGTTCTCCAGTTGATGTGGTGAGATGTTCTCTGCTGCTGTATGCCACAGTTTTCAGGAAACTCAGCTTAGGCTGTCACTGGATGTCAGAATTTAGATACTACTACTATTATTTTCCTTTGTTATTAGATCTGTAGGTTCACACTTTTACGATTTATACCAAATGTTTTCCATGCGCGCATCCTAATTTTTGGGCATGGATGATGGTCGTGTTTCCAGAAGTTCCCCACTTTATTGTGTCCTGAAATATTGCCGACTATCAAAATTTGATTTTTAACTGAATTGTTGGCTCCAAGTTCTCTCCCTGCCTCCCCTGCCCCTCTAGTGTAAGTGTGTAACCGAGACTGATAAGAATCATCTTGTTGCAGGTTAAGTCAAGAATGATGGGTGACTCATCAGCCTACAAAAGCACGATTGATTGTTTTGTGAAGACGCTAAAGAATGATGTATGTTCCACACTACTACTCATGTCATGATTCTGGATTCAAATTTAGATGAGCTTGTAGTTAGAATATAACTTTTTTTGCATCCTCTCTTGGTGACAGCCATATGGCGGGGCCCCAGTTAAACGTAACTCTAGCAGCAGTTAGTTTTGCTTCCCAGGGCTTTCTTAGGCAGGTTTTATGGTCAACCTTTTTGGGCTAAATGAGATTTTGGCTCTGTAATGAGGTGTGGGTGTAGAAGTGTAGAACAATAGCTTATGCCGTCATGTGCCGTCCATCCTTTTTCTGGCCCAGCAGGACTGCGGCGTTCATCTTTTATGCTGATAGGAACTAATTTTGAACTTTAGAGTACGTTgaaggtttgctttccttcatTACCAATTACACCAGTTAGAGCTGCTAAAAATTATTCTGAGCAGTGATCTGTCAAATTTAATCTCAAAGACTGCTAACTGGAATCACTTTATGTTTTAGCAACTCACTTGTACGGTAACTGGTTAATATAAAATGAGCTCCTCCAATGAGGTGGGCGTTTGCTAATAGCTGTTTACTCTGCAGGGACCTCTGGCATTTTATAAAGGCTTCCTCCCAAACTTTGCTAGATTGGGATCATGGAATGTGATTATGTTCTTGACGTTGGAGCAGGTCACACAAACTgaatcctttttctttttcactagaacTTTTCTGTACATTTCATAGAAACAGGACTTCTCAGCATGTTAAAGGTTATAAGCAACATGCTCCATCAAATATAAACACTTTGTTTGTTGTCCTGGACAGGTTCAAAAGTTTTTTGTGAGGAAACCAGCAAGCTGAAGATGGAGAAGCTTTTGCTGTCAGGTGGTGTACAATGGTGcgcacatttttttttcttctaccaAAAAAGAAATTGATGACACCTTCCCCTTGAGGATTGGGTAATGAGGATAAATCTGACACCTCAATTGCAAGAAGAAATAACAGGGGGCATTTGCTTGAATCCCCAAACAAATAAATTCAGAAATAGCAAACAGATGTCATATATAGTGTATTCCTTCAAACTGGTGAACGGAGGAACTTGAACACTGCAGTAGTTCAGTGATGAGCATCTGTAGAATGTCTAATGTTTCCTGTCGCCTCTGCGGTGATGTTTTTACTTTTACTGAAATGGCTGCTGGGCATGATCCTTGGTTCTGTTGATGATGGAATTGAGAGCCTTCTGCTTGATTGTTATGTGATGGGTTGAGATCCTTTGCTTGTGTAGTTGTGCTTGCTTCAGTAAGATAAAacttataaataaataaataaacagaCCTGTTTATTTACTCAAGTTAGAAGAGTGGCAGCAGCCAAACATACAGAGCACTCGCATCCAGGACATCCAAGTCTAACAAGTAGTAAACACAGAAATGCAGCAAGGATGAATTGGATTGGATTGGGTTGGATTGGTTCAGATGTTGCTTCTGATCTTCATCTTGCCGAAGAGCGAGTGCCTCCCCTCGGCGACGACCTTGCCCGTGGCGGCGTTGGCGACGAGGACGTGCGTGCCGGAGTAGGCGCCCCTGTGGCCGAGCGCCCTGGCGGAGATGCGGAGGGTGTccccgggcgcggcggcggcgaggtcgacgaAGGAGACGGACATGTCGACGGAGACCTTGAGGTGGTGGCcgtcggccacggcggcggcggagccgatCTCGTCCACCAGGGCCACCACGGCGCCCGGGGCcaggtggccgccgccggcggtgaggcGAGTGGGCACGGTGAAGGAGCAGAGGATGCGGCCCGGGTGGATGCTGTCAACGCGGATCCCCTGCAGCGCGAACCCCTCGAAGAAGCTGGGGctgggctccgccgccgccgccgccgccgccgccgcttggggCGCCCGCCGCGCGGCAGCGGCTCGCCGGTCTAGCGCGTCCACCAGCGCGCCATCCTCGCCGCTCACCTGCAGCAGCGCTTTCAAATCagaagcagaagcagaagcagaagcCCCCATGGCCCTGGCCTGAGGACCGGAGACTGCTGGTTGGGCTCGCTTGCTTGGATACACTACACAAGAGGGGAAACCTGTCCTTGTCCTTTGTGTGCCTTGATTGATCCCTTTTCTACTTAATCTAGTCTAgatgt
The genomic region above belongs to Panicum virgatum strain AP13 chromosome 8N, P.virgatum_v5, whole genome shotgun sequence and contains:
- the LOC120685243 gene encoding elongin-C-like, with translation MVGKGDAPAPRGPDGEEEDTGGVVKLISAEGFEFVVDKKAAMVSNTLRNMLTSPGGFSETRQGEIRFPEISTHILEKICQYFYWSLRYSSGTESSEFAIDLPITLELMMAANYLDT
- the LOC120685310 gene encoding acyl-coenzyme A thioesterase 13-like produces the protein MGASASASASDLKALLQVSGEDGALVDALDRRAAAARRAPQAAAAAAAAAEPSPSFFEGFALQGIRVDSIHPGRILCSFTVPTRLTAGGGHLAPGAVVALVDEIGSAAAVADGHHLKVSVDMSVSFVDLAAAAPGDTLRISARALGHRGAYSGTHVLVANAATGKVVAEGRHSLFGKMKIRSNI
- the LOC120685309 gene encoding mitochondrial uncoupling protein 1-like, giving the protein MPADGSKGEITFAGRFTASAIAACFAEICTIPLDTAKVRLQLQKTVVGDATAPAALPKYRGLLGTAATIAREEGAAALWKGIVPGLHRQCIYGGLRIGLYEPVKSFYVGQDHVGDVPLSKKIAAGFTTGAIAIAVANPTDLVKVRLQAEGKLAPGAPRRYAGAMDAYAKIARQEGFTALWTGLGPNVARNAIINAAELASYDQVKQTILKLPGFKDDVVTHLFSGLGAGFVAVCVGSPVDVVKSRMMGDSSAYKSTIDCFVKTLKNDGPLAFYKGFLPNFARLGSWNVIMFLTLEQVQKFFVRKPAS